TAGTTTCCCAAAAACAGTTTCGGTGAACTTGAATTTTATGGCACATCCAGATTTGGCACAAACGTTTATGGTGCTTTGTGCTGCCAAAAACATACAGGCGCGGTTTAGCGGTCTTTCTACCTTGGCTATTAAAGAAACCAACCGAATAGAAGCCATGCAGGCAGAGTTGAAGAAGTGTGGTGTGGCGCTGGTGCAAACCGATAGCGATATGTATGAGCTGCAAGGTGAGTTTGCGCAGCCGCAAGAGCCAATTTGTACCTATAAAGATCACCGTATGGCAATGAGTTTTGCTCCTTTAGCAGCATTGGGAATGGTGGAAATAGAAGAGCCGGAAGTAGTAGAAAAATCGTATCCCGATTTTTGGAAACAGTGGGCATTGCTGTATAGCTAATGTAGTAGGCAATATTTGCTACTGCAAGAATCTTGCTATTTGGTACTGTTCTGCTATATTCGGAAAATGAAGCTGCTGCACTACCTGCTTATCCCTATTTTACTTTTTTCTTTTTCGCTGTTGCACGCCCAAGTGTTTGAAAATTTCAGCGATGGAGATTTTACTGCAAATCCTGCATGGTCGGGAACAGCTTCTAAGTTTTTGGTGAATGGCGGTTTAGCATTGCAAAGCAATGGAAATAGCGCAAGTGGCGATACATTGGCGCTTTCTACGCCTAATAGTTTATTCGATTCGGTAGAGTTTAGTTTTAGCATCAATCTTGGGTTTAATCCAAGTTCTACCAATTATGTGCGTGTATATTTAGCGAGCGATAGCAGCAACCTTCGCAGTTCGCTCAATGGGTATTATCTTCAGTTGGGCGAAACGGGCAGCAACGATACCATTAAGATTTTCAAACAAACAGGAAATACAGCAGCATTGGTGTTTACAGGCAATGCTGAAGTTATTGGCAGTAGCGCTGTTTCGGCCAATGTTAAGTGCTATATTACAAGAAGCAGTGCGGGCGTGTGGAAAGTGTATGCCGATAAAACCGGAGGAAGCAATTATACGCTATACGGAACTTTTACCGATAATTCATGGAATGCCACTGCGCATTTTGGTTTTTATGCACGCTATAGCACGGCATCGCGATTCGATAAGTATGTATTTGATGATATAGAAATAAGGCACATTGTTGGCGATACCACCAAGCCGGTGGTTGTGAATGTAAGCGTAGTGAATGCCACGCAGTTAGATGTGTTGTTCTCGGAGCAGGTATCGCTTGCAGATGCGCAGAGCGCAGCTAATTATCAAGTGAATAATGGTATTGGTGTGCCGCAAAGTGCAGTATTAGATGGTGTGGATAAGCGTATGGTGCATCTTACCTTGTCTTCGCCTTTGGTGAGTGGCAATAATTATAGCATAAGTATAAATGGCATTGCAGATATGGTAGGAAACACAATGCTGCCGCAGCAACTTGCTTTTAACTTTTTTGTGCCTCAATTGTATGATGTACTTATAAATGAAATAATGGCAGATCCGGATCCTAAAGTTGGTTTGCCGGGAGTAGAGTTTGTGGAGTTGCATAATAGAAGTTCGTTTCCAATAGATTTAGGCAGTTGGACTTTTTCAGATGCTTCTACTACTATTGTTCTGCCTTCAGTTACGATACCTAAAGATAGTTTTGCGGTAATTGTTCATAAAGATTCTGCTCTGCAGTTTAGCGCAATGGGAGCAATAGTTGTTTCCGTAAATTCATTGCCATCGCTTAACAACGATAAAGACTCTCTTACATTAAAGAATCCAAATGGAAACGTAATTCATTCGATAGTGTACAGCGATAGCTGGTATGGCGATGACAATAAGAAGCAGGGCGGTTATACTCTAGAATTGCGCAATCCATTAAATCCTTGCGCTGCCGATGGAAATTGGATGGCATCAACCGATGCAAGCGGTGGCACTCCGGGCAGGCAGAATGCTGTTTATGATGCTACTTTGGATTTGGAGTTTCGTGCAGGGAATGTGCGTTTTGCAGCCTTAAATGCAATAGCTGTTTCTTTTACTGAAGTTTGCGATGCGGCTTCGGCAACCACTGTTGCCAATTACAACGTAGATAATGGCATGGGCAATCCGCAGTATGTTTATTTCGATTCGGTAGTAAAGAATGCGGTGGTGCTTTATTTCAACCAAAATTTCGATACTTCTACAATCTATAAACTCACTGTTTCGGGAGTGAAAAATTGTGTGTCGCTTGGTTTACAGCCATCTACTTTTACGCTTGCTTTTCCGCAACGGGCAGCGCGGTACGATGTGTTGATTACAGAGATAATGGCAGATCCCGATCCGGTAGTAGAATTGCCCAACAGAGAATATATAGAACTTTACAATCGCAGCAGTAAAGCAATTTCTCTTAAAAATTGGCAACTGGGAAAAATTGGCGCTTCGTCTGCAGCACTGTTGCCCGATGTGTTGCTTATGCCCGATGCTTATTTGTTGTTGTGTAGTGTAACGGCAGCGGGCGATTTTTCGGCATTTACGTATCCAATTGGAGTGTCGAGTTTCCCTTCGTTGAACAATACAGGAGATGCTGTTTTTTTGAAAGATAATACGGGTGTATTTATACATGCAGTGGAATATGCCGATACTTGGTACGGTACTGATTCCAAGAAGAATGGCGGCTGGAGTCTTGAAATGATAGATGCCAATAATTGGTGTAGTGGTGCTGCCAATTGGAGCGCTTCCGTAAGTGCTTCCGGTGGCACTCCGGGTTCAAAAAATTCAATTGCTGCTACAAAGAATGATTCGGCTTTGTTGAATATTGTTAGAGCAGCACTTCTTTCAGACACCGTACTCGGCATTACGTTCAATAAAAGCCTAGATAGCGCTGCTGTGGTAAATGCAAATTTTTATACGGTGAGTGGCAATATAGGAAAGCCGCAAAGCGTGGAGGTAATGCCGCACCTGTTTAATCGTGTATTACTCAAATTTTCGCAGCCATTTTTGCGAGGAATAACCTATTCTATAAAAGTAAACGGGCTAGGCGATTGTGCAGGAAATGGTATGGGTATAAATGATACTGCGCGTTTTGCGCTGGCAGATTCCATAGCGCCCAACGATATTGTAATAAATGAAATGCTCTTTAATCCGGCAACGGCAGGTGTAGATTATGTGGAACTTTATAACCGCTCTCAAAAAGTGTTGGATATAGCTAAGTTGGTAGTGGAAGAACGCGAAGTTTCTAATCCGGAAAATGTTCTTGAAAAGAGCGATACCTTGCCCGATACTTTTTTGTTGTTTCCCGATGAGTATGCAGTATTTACTACCAATACCGACATGGTGAAAGCTCAGTATAATGTGAAAAATCCTCAGCAGTTATTGCTGTTGAAGAAGTTGCCTAATTTTCCTGACGATGCAGGTATTTGTGTATTAAAAAGTACTGCCGGAATTGTGATTGATAGCTTATGTTATGCCGCTCAGTGGCACTATGCTTTATTGGATGAAAAGGATGGCGTGTCGTTGGAGCGCATCAACTATAATCAGCCAACTAACGATAGAGGCAATTGGCATTCAGCCGCAGGCGATATTGGTTTTGGTACGCCTACTTATTTGAACTCTCAGTTTTATACTACCGGCATTAGCGATGATGCTATTGCAGTGGAGCCTGAAGTTTTTTCGCCCGATAACGATGGCTACAAAGATTTCACTTTAGTAAAGTATCGTTTTACAGAGCCGGGATATCAGGCCTCTATTAGAATTTTTGATGCAATTGGAAGAGAAGTAAAATACTTAGTGAAGACAGAAACGCTGAGCGCCACAGGAGAATTTCAGTGGGATGGCACTAACAACGATGGTGGAAAAGCCCGTACCGGAATTTATACGGTGTTTGTAGAGGTATTCAACCTGCAAGGGAAAACCAAGCGTTTCAAGAAGAATGTGGTGTTGGGTGCTCGCTTAGATTAGATGTAATTCAGTTTTTCCAATATAGAATGATATTATGTTGTCAGTTCTTAGAACCAATTCAAGCAACGATAATTTTAGAAACCTAGTTGTTGAGCTCGATAGATATTTAGCAAAGAGAAATGGCGATGCCAATGAGTTTTTTGCTCAGTACAATAAAATTGACTCACTGCAAAATGTGGTAGTTGTTTTTCATAATGGCAAAGGTGTTGGTTGCGGAGCTATAAAGGCATACAACACAGGCGTTTTTGAGTTGAAAAGAATGTATGTAATAGAGGCAATGCGTGGTAAAGGTGTGGCAACAGCAATGCTGCGGGAATTAGAAGCGTGGGCGAAAGAATTGGGCTGCCATACTTGTATCTTAGAAACCGGGAGCGAAATGAGTGATGCCATAGGTTTATATACTAAGAACGGATATACTGCAATTGCCAATTATGGGCAATATGCTTTAGTTGAAAACAGTAGATGCTTTGAGAAAAAATTGTGAACTATAAATTGAGAGGAAACGTATGCCAATAGTGTATCACCTAAACTGTGTTACAATCGTGTCGCCCATCAATAGCAATGTTTGCGGGCACTGCCTATTGTTGAAGGAAGAAGATAAACTGGTTTTAATAGATACAGGAATTGGTCTTTTAGATGTGCAACAGCCGGAGGTACGAATAGGTAAAGAACTTATAGAATTGGTTGGATACAGATTCTGTGAAGCACAAACTGCAATTAGGCAAATTGAACAGTTGGGTTTAAATCCTAAAGATGTAACAGATTGTGTTATCTCGCATTTAGATAATGATCATATTGGCGGGCTTGCAGATTTTCCTGATGCAATTGTGCATTTGGGAAAAGAAGAGTTGGAGAGCTATAATGCCAACCATCCAAGGTATCTACGAATACCATTAGCGCATAATCCCATTATTAGAACTTATGGAGAAACTACCCACAAATGGTTTGGCTTCGAGGCGCGTAAGGTAAACGTATCTTTAAAAACAGAGCTGTTCCTTATTCCTCTTTTCGGACATACATTGGGGCACTGTGGAGTTGCACTGCAAGTAGATGGTAAATGGTTGCTTTATGTTGCCGATGCTTATTACATGCGGGTAGAATTATTGGACAGTATGCATCCGGTAAGCGAGTTGGCTGCAATGCGTGCCGATAATAATACATTGCGTGTGGCTACGCTCAATCAAATACGTGCACTTGTAGAGGCGCATCCGGAAATTAGTGTGTTTGGGTATCATGATATTGAAGAGTTCAATTGTTATACTGTAGAGAGATAGTGGTAATGGTAGGGTGACCGTACATAAACCAAACGGACTTTTGACAAACGAAAAAGAGAATAGATGATTTACGTTGTGATAATTTTAGCGGTAATAATTGTGTTTGCATATACCGCTCGACAAAAAGGCGGAGACAAAACATCAAACAGCACACCATGGTATTTATGGTGATTTAGGAAATCTTAAAGGGAAAAATTTAAAATTTGAATCACTTTCAAAGACACAGGAATATATTGAACTGCTTTTAGCGTTAGACAACATAGAAAGAAAGCGTTGGTATTTCGGATTAAAAAAACGGAGCCAACATATATTTATACAGAATCTGCATAAACAATATGAGTTTCATTCCAATAACGACACCAGTCTCAGAAATTATAAATAAACACATAGTAAACGGTGTATTTATAGAAGACCATCTTGAGCAAAGTGTAATCTCACCAGATGTTTTTCAAAAAGCAAAAGAAGATGTAGAACAGCGACTAAAGGTAAAAGTGAAATTTGGCAAGTGTAGTTCTGTATTAGTTCATCAGTTAACAAGACACAGCTTACAGATATTTGAAAAATTTGGCAATGAAATACATCACTACCATTTTCCTACAATCCTTGACATAATTGAACTTGTTGACCAAGGACACAAAATGAATGTAAGGCCATTTAATAAAAATGGAACTCTTGCTGGATTAAAACACATTCATCATAACTCCAACACTTTTATTGCACAAAATATGGTGAACTGTTGGAAAGAAAAATATGGCAAAGATGATGAGGTGTCTTTTCAAAACATATTACTTGAAGAAATTTTCACTGGACTATTAAATGACTTCCCAAAAGAGATTGCTCAAAAGAAATCATTAACAGTTCTCTTGACAAAAATTTTATACGAAAGTAAATTCAGAAAACCCCAAAAGCATACTGGTGAGTGGATTGTATTTGCTCAAAAGGACAATGTCAATTACTATTTGTGTCTAGCAACACATAATGAATGCAAAGACTTTACAGACCAAGTAGTTTATGAACGGATTAAACCTTGCTTGGCAGAATTTCCTGAAATTAAAAACAACTTTGGTGGACAAATTTAACGATAGGCACATGGACGAAAAGAGAACCACTACCGCTAACAGCGGTTTGGCAAAAGTGGCGGTTCAATGCTCCGCAGACAGTTTTGTGGTTAATCAAACATTTGTTCTCCGCATCAACATTTGTGGTAAAATCGCCACCTTCGCCAAGCCGCAAACCGATAGGCGTAGCTCGTATCGAACTTTGTTTGCGAGGAAATTTTAATTATTTCTTACAATAAAAAAAGGCTGTCCGTTTATAGCGGACAGCCTTCTCTTTAATTCAAAAAAGCTATTACTTAATTAAAGTAAACTTCAATGTTTTAGAAGCTGCTTCTTTACGGATGTTTACTAAGTAAATTCCTTTTGGTGCTTCATTCATAACAAAGGTATGTTCTTTTTGAACTTTAGCTGTCATGATGATTTCACCAATTAAATTGCTGATAGTTACATCGTAAGTATTGTTGTCGTTTAACTCCAGTTTAAATGTGCCACTGTTTGGATTAGGCATCAATGTTACAGCAAATGAATTGTTGGCTTCTTTAATGCCTACACCTGTAACATTTTGTGCAGCACTAGTTCCTTTACATCCATTAGCATCTGTTACTTCTACGGTGTAGTTTCCGTTTTGGGTAGCAGTGTAAGTTTGTGAAGTTGCATTTGCAATGTTGTTGTTGTTCAATTTCCATTGGTAAGTACTGAAAGTTCCGGTGCTTAAAGTAGTGCCGGATACAGTAATGGTTGGAGTTGGCAATGGATTTACAGAAACTGTAAATGTAGTAGAAGCACTGCAACCATTGGCATTGCTTACGGTAACTACATAAGTAGTAGTGGTGCTTGGTGTAGCAATTACATTGGCAGTAGAGCCTAATCCATTAGACCAAGCATAAGTGGTACCTCCTGTAGCTTTTAAGAAAGCAGTATCGCCAGCACAAATAGTGTTGTTACCGGTAACAGAGGCAGTAGGTGCTCCGGGATTAGATAAAGTTACGTTGGCAGTAGCTGTGCAACCATTGATATCGGTAACGGTAACAGTGTAGTTGCCTGCACTTAAACCTGTGGCAGTTGATGAAGTTTGCGCAGGAGTGCTATTCCAGTTATAAGTATAAGTAGCGGTGCCTCCGTTGGCGGTAACGCTTGCAGAACCATTAGATTGTCCGCAACCTGGTTGAGTACCTGCAGTTGCAGTAGCTGTAAGCGTGCTGGCAACGTTGTTTACAGTTACGCTATCTACGACAGTTGCACCTGTATTGGTTTCAGTAACTGTTACAATATATGTTCCGGGGTTTAAGCCGGTAATAGTGGCTGTGTTCCCACCATTGCTCCATGCGTAAGAGTAGTTGGTGCCGCCACTTGGTGTAGCAGTTGCAGTTCCTTTAGTGTTGCAATGTACATCTGTTTTAGACATGCTTACAGTAATACTTGCAGCAGCACAGTTAATAGATGCATAGTTAGCAGTTTGTGAAGTGTCTACTGCAGGGCAAGTTACGCCCGAGTTTACTACACGAATAAAAGTTGGTTCAAAACCGGGAACGCTAAAGGTATTAGCTAAAGCAGAAAGTTCACCTTGCTGTGTTCCAAATGCTCCGGTAATAGTAACATAGAATAGTATTTTGTATTGTCCGCAAGCTGCGTTTGGCGTGCCTGTAATTCTGTAGCAACCGCTAGAACCTCCGGTATAAACCGCAGGGCTTTGGTTTAAGGTAGCAGTTAAGCCGGTAGGTACATTTCTGATGCTATCAACGGTTGCGCTGGTTACAGCAAATCCGGCAATGGTTGCAGGTACTGCAAAAGAAATATCTTGTGTGAAAGATTGCCCATTAGTAGCACAAGGAATATTGGCAGATGTTGGTGAAAAACCTGTTCCGCCCGGAGTTGGTGTACAAGTGCCTCCGCTAGAAGCTAAGGTAGTAAAGGTTAAATCTTGTCCATTAGTAGTGCCGTCTGCGCTTACTGCTCTAGCACGGAAATGGTAAGTAGTGTTTGCTTGTAAGCCGGTTAAGCCTGTTGAAATAGCAGTTGCAGTTGTTCCACTTACGCTTGAAGGTGTTCCGGCAACAGTATTGCCGTACGAAGTTGTTAAACCCCAATCGAAGTAAGTTTGTGAGTTTACACCGTTGGCATTTACAGAGCCGTTTAGGGTTGCAGTGGCTTGAGTAATGCTGCTGGCTGCGTTGGTAACTACGGTAGGAGGAGTAGGAGTGCTAACAGTTACGTATGCAATAATCCAAAAATCACCATAAAGGATTTCGCAAGTAGCCGCTTCAATAGAGCTGTTAGCATCGCAATCGTTACCCAAAGTTGAAAACCCAGAAAGGTTAGTATTCCCTGAAGTAAAGTTCATGTAGCCTAAGCTGTTGCCCTCTACAGTAGAATTGCGGTATATACAAGCACCTCCACAATCATCTCTGTATCCCTTAATTAAGTTGAATTTATTTGCAGTATCGCCTTGGTAATCTACTCTAACACCAAATGGCTTGCCTGCTGGTAAAGTTGCATTTACAGGGAATACTTTTGAGTAGCCTCCGTTGAAAACCAAATTGCCTAAAGCGTTGAAGTTGTTGGTGCCGGTTGCATTCAGTGTTTGCGACCACAAATCTACGGTAGTTAAGTTAGCCGCTGCTCCTGAACCTGTTATAGACGCTTGAGTGATATCAAATACCGATACTTTAAGCGTATCAGGCTTGGTTGTAAGTGTTCTGTTATGAAAATAAATCACTTCAATACTATCTACTCTCACAGTTTTACCTGTATAGGAACCTAAGCTAACCGATGGATAAGTAGGTTGAATGTTCAACAAAGAATCAAAAAGTACAACAGCATATTTGTAGGTTTCATTTGCATTATTGGCGTAGCGTAAATTCACTCTGGAATAACCTAGGTCAAAAGTCTTGCCCAAAGTATCTGCATAGTAATCGTTAAAGTTGTCGTCAAAATAGCTGATTACAGCATTGGTAGAAGCGCGAGAGGCATCTACTCTGTTTACTCTTTGTTTGGGTAAAGAGTTGGTTAGTTTTTGCAGCCCCGGTGCACTTTTGTAACCGGAATTTAACTGCTGTGCATTCGTGGCAAACATGCCTAAGGCAAGTATAGCCAGTAAGTAGAGTTTTTTCATACAAGCGATGTTTAAAAAGAATTTTGTTTCAACAAACTTATTCCATTTTGTTGGAGTTGCAAGAAAAAATTCAATATACACTTGAATTTAGGAGATGGTTTCCATAAGTGTTTTGGCGCTCATAATACTTACAAGTAATCCCACTATAATTAAAAGAACTTTGGGTGAAATTTTTCCTACGGCAAGAGCACCCAAAGGTGCAGCTAGTATTCCACCTACAATTAAACCAAGTATAATAAGTACATTGTGTAGCCCCAGCAAGGTTGTAAATACTGCTGAGCTTACAAATGCAATAAAAAATTCTACTGAATTTACGGTGCCAATGATGAGTCGCGGATGTTTACCCTTGCTCAGTAATGTTGCATTTACAATCGGCCCCCAACCTCCCCCTCCAAGTGCATCTAAGAAGCCTCCGGCAAACGCAAGTAAGCCAATGCGTTTTATTTTGGTGCGTGTAGTTTTTGGAGCAAAAGCCTTCTTTAAAATTGCCAATCCCATAAGCAGCAAGTAAATACTTACGAATGGTTTAAGATATGCACCATTAAAACTACTAAGAAGAAATGCACCTGCTGCTCCACCTGCAATGCCGGGCAGCAGTAAAGCCATAAAAAGGCGCTTGTGAATATTGCGTAGCGATAAATGCGAAACAGCAGATGCGCCACTCGTGAATACCTCTGCAATATGTACAGCCGCGCTGGCAGCAGCCGGAGATACGCCCGTACTCAATAAAAAAGTATTGGAAGAAATACCATACGCCATCCCCAAAGAGCCATCAATAAGTTGGGCAGAAAATCCAATTAAGATGTATAGCAATAATTCTTTTTGAAAGAAAACGGCAGCTAGTTTATTATATCCATTTTGCGCTGTATCGGAAATGAAAAACATGGCAGCCAATCCGGCAATCAACGCCACAAAAGCAATAGTTGCCCATACATAACCGGAAGTTGTATTTAACTTCATTCAAATGAAAATATGCTTTTGGTAATTTCTTAAAAGATTTGGCGCTGCAAGCAGTTCTCTTTTATGTTTTTTTAGGCAGGAAAGGTGGAGGCAGGCAACCCAATAGTATATCATAAAATTTCTTATGATAGAGCAACGCAGGCAACGCTTTATTCGTTTTGTTTATCAGTTTTCAGAAATAATACGCAATTTTGGGATGTACATAAACGTTTTGTTGCAAATTCATTATATGAAATATTGGTTGGTGTTGTTTGGGTGCTTGTGGATACTTGCTGTAAATGCACAGGAAGATGAGGTGCTACCGCCTTCACCTAAATTTAAAAAGGTGCAAAAGAGCAGCGATACTCCACCAAATCCAACAAGCAATACACAGCAAAATGATGTGCCGGGGAATACTGCACCCGATAAAAAAGATGAAGAGTTTAAACCTTTCTCGCAAAAGAAAAAAGTAGATTTAAGCAAGTTTATTATCGAGCCAAATTTCATTCTGTCGCTTGGTAGCAACCAGTTTAATATAGGACTTTCTCCTTATGTGGGATATAGAGTCTGGCAACCCAAAAAATCTAAATCGGGCAGTAGCAATGGTCTGTATTTAGGAGGAGGTATAACTTATTATTACACGCGCTACAGTCTGCAATATAGCGATGGTTTTACGGTAGTAACCGGAAAGCCGAATTTTCATACCTATGGCGGTGGAATTTTTGCGCAATACAATATATGGAAAGGTTTTTTTGCACGTGCCAAATTTGAAGTACTTCAATTAGAAATTGATGATATGAATAATTGGCGTCCCGTTTATTCTGCACCTCCAAACGTGGTGCTGAAGGGTGTTGAATAC
This genomic stretch from Chitinophagales bacterium harbors:
- a CDS encoding sulfite exporter TauE/SafE family protein, with translation MKLNTTSGYVWATIAFVALIAGLAAMFFISDTAQNGYNKLAAVFFQKELLLYILIGFSAQLIDGSLGMAYGISSNTFLLSTGVSPAAASAAVHIAEVFTSGASAVSHLSLRNIHKRLFMALLLPGIAGGAAGAFLLSSFNGAYLKPFVSIYLLLMGLAILKKAFAPKTTRTKIKRIGLLAFAGGFLDALGGGGWGPIVNATLLSKGKHPRLIIGTVNSVEFFIAFVSSAVFTTLLGLHNVLIILGLIVGGILAAPLGALAVGKISPKVLLIIVGLLVSIMSAKTLMETIS
- a CDS encoding T9SS type A sorting domain-containing protein, with the translated sequence MKKLYLLAILALGMFATNAQQLNSGYKSAPGLQKLTNSLPKQRVNRVDASRASTNAVISYFDDNFNDYYADTLGKTFDLGYSRVNLRYANNANETYKYAVVLFDSLLNIQPTYPSVSLGSYTGKTVRVDSIEVIYFHNRTLTTKPDTLKVSVFDITQASITGSGAAANLTTVDLWSQTLNATGTNNFNALGNLVFNGGYSKVFPVNATLPAGKPFGVRVDYQGDTANKFNLIKGYRDDCGGACIYRNSTVEGNSLGYMNFTSGNTNLSGFSTLGNDCDANSSIEAATCEILYGDFWIIAYVTVSTPTPPTVVTNAASSITQATATLNGSVNANGVNSQTYFDWGLTTSYGNTVAGTPSSVSGTTATAISTGLTGLQANTTYHFRARAVSADGTTNGQDLTFTTLASSGGTCTPTPGGTGFSPTSANIPCATNGQSFTQDISFAVPATIAGFAVTSATVDSIRNVPTGLTATLNQSPAVYTGGSSGCYRITGTPNAACGQYKILFYVTITGAFGTQQGELSALANTFSVPGFEPTFIRVVNSGVTCPAVDTSQTANYASINCAAASITVSMSKTDVHCNTKGTATATPSGGTNYSYAWSNGGNTATITGLNPGTYIVTVTETNTGATVVDSVTVNNVASTLTATATAGTQPGCGQSNGSASVTANGGTATYTYNWNSTPAQTSSTATGLSAGNYTVTVTDINGCTATANVTLSNPGAPTASVTGNNTICAGDTAFLKATGGTTYAWSNGLGSTANVIATPSTTTTYVVTVSNANGCSASTTFTVSVNPLPTPTITVSGTTLSTGTFSTYQWKLNNNNIANATSQTYTATQNGNYTVEVTDANGCKGTSAAQNVTGVGIKEANNSFAVTLMPNPNSGTFKLELNDNNTYDVTISNLIGEIIMTAKVQKEHTFVMNEAPKGIYLVNIRKEAASKTLKFTLIK
- a CDS encoding lamin tail domain-containing protein — encoded protein: MKLLHYLLIPILLFSFSLLHAQVFENFSDGDFTANPAWSGTASKFLVNGGLALQSNGNSASGDTLALSTPNSLFDSVEFSFSINLGFNPSSTNYVRVYLASDSSNLRSSLNGYYLQLGETGSNDTIKIFKQTGNTAALVFTGNAEVIGSSAVSANVKCYITRSSAGVWKVYADKTGGSNYTLYGTFTDNSWNATAHFGFYARYSTASRFDKYVFDDIEIRHIVGDTTKPVVVNVSVVNATQLDVLFSEQVSLADAQSAANYQVNNGIGVPQSAVLDGVDKRMVHLTLSSPLVSGNNYSISINGIADMVGNTMLPQQLAFNFFVPQLYDVLINEIMADPDPKVGLPGVEFVELHNRSSFPIDLGSWTFSDASTTIVLPSVTIPKDSFAVIVHKDSALQFSAMGAIVVSVNSLPSLNNDKDSLTLKNPNGNVIHSIVYSDSWYGDDNKKQGGYTLELRNPLNPCAADGNWMASTDASGGTPGRQNAVYDATLDLEFRAGNVRFAALNAIAVSFTEVCDAASATTVANYNVDNGMGNPQYVYFDSVVKNAVVLYFNQNFDTSTIYKLTVSGVKNCVSLGLQPSTFTLAFPQRAARYDVLITEIMADPDPVVELPNREYIELYNRSSKAISLKNWQLGKIGASSAALLPDVLLMPDAYLLLCSVTAAGDFSAFTYPIGVSSFPSLNNTGDAVFLKDNTGVFIHAVEYADTWYGTDSKKNGGWSLEMIDANNWCSGAANWSASVSASGGTPGSKNSIAATKNDSALLNIVRAALLSDTVLGITFNKSLDSAAVVNANFYTVSGNIGKPQSVEVMPHLFNRVLLKFSQPFLRGITYSIKVNGLGDCAGNGMGINDTARFALADSIAPNDIVINEMLFNPATAGVDYVELYNRSQKVLDIAKLVVEEREVSNPENVLEKSDTLPDTFLLFPDEYAVFTTNTDMVKAQYNVKNPQQLLLLKKLPNFPDDAGICVLKSTAGIVIDSLCYAAQWHYALLDEKDGVSLERINYNQPTNDRGNWHSAAGDIGFGTPTYLNSQFYTTGISDDAIAVEPEVFSPDNDGYKDFTLVKYRFTEPGYQASIRIFDAIGREVKYLVKTETLSATGEFQWDGTNNDGGKARTGIYTVFVEVFNLQGKTKRFKKNVVLGARLD
- a CDS encoding GNAT family N-acetyltransferase; amino-acid sequence: MLSVLRTNSSNDNFRNLVVELDRYLAKRNGDANEFFAQYNKIDSLQNVVVVFHNGKGVGCGAIKAYNTGVFELKRMYVIEAMRGKGVATAMLRELEAWAKELGCHTCILETGSEMSDAIGLYTKNGYTAIANYGQYALVENSRCFEKKL
- a CDS encoding MBL fold metallo-hydrolase; amino-acid sequence: MPIVYHLNCVTIVSPINSNVCGHCLLLKEEDKLVLIDTGIGLLDVQQPEVRIGKELIELVGYRFCEAQTAIRQIEQLGLNPKDVTDCVISHLDNDHIGGLADFPDAIVHLGKEELESYNANHPRYLRIPLAHNPIIRTYGETTHKWFGFEARKVNVSLKTELFLIPLFGHTLGHCGVALQVDGKWLLYVADAYYMRVELLDSMHPVSELAAMRADNNTLRVATLNQIRALVEAHPEISVFGYHDIEEFNCYTVER